The following coding sequences lie in one Notolabrus celidotus isolate fNotCel1 chromosome 20, fNotCel1.pri, whole genome shotgun sequence genomic window:
- the baiap3 gene encoding BAI1-associated protein 3 — protein MTTLLDLKSSVLRQVQRSQSLRSRREAPPSAGSPLTHCPEPLPRRVSEESGEFFERVNAVLQKQENMLQAAQAESQRGACTVPPPQEHVDQSFIPDRISRSELDLLYEEAVYTVVNRVGVPPPEHVKSDEELFAYLRKVFDMGEEEHDIIHQKVLESKRATFSLRVSVMKAKNLMAKDANGYSDPYCMLGILGGQSPQELDEKKERKFSFRKRKEKLEKRSSTKEVLPARCIQVTEVKPETLNPVWEEHFVFEIDDVHNDLLHLDIWDHDDDVSVAEACKKLNEVSGLRGMGRYFKQIAKSVRANGSASSGSEENADDFLGCINIPLNEIPVVGYDTSFKLEPRSSTSKVQGECHLILKLFTCQRDTDLSRKDSNVSIHKKLLSQIMEYEHIHVKREPYNWNGQVCPAAWTVLTHHAVQTDLSPLQQAIIRWQCYSSHHRTQRVCYSLLLRLLRTIDAEWDPAAVRGDLERQLSDSFRLYTEHCLCLMKNMRQVFPCTSAAAITRYELMLRGIGYIQNMRAFKTVCPLRNELHLDITTAVKKGSAEWYESLIAQFNPEDGTLEDQLKKLVQVVDAVIADVQRSQNIYNKLFYSAVKVDFFSISYRQLEKQVADDINVAMERVCGTLEQESSRLTQAMGETIFELFMSLKILKSFRDFLPLKDAKMLALTGFHNWFKSSIHKWLQIIHDRSCDRIRIAVETDKLETVQQAKHSSSAVEVAKCFSQVREIWLQLAWPDSAGAFIFITRLTDNFCSEAVCYSEMITRKIERNQLGRDHKSFTVQLCIGLNNTEHVRVYLGHLPRDLDWQGVERAMEESCGVDGKEQVYKALNGQLFNMDLDLQREAKRLIALLTDKMLPELRKYIQHISLSPDSIKNEDAVAPLMKYLQDTMGILTENLVKENLTRVLQSMWELLLRMILDAIAENRGVQVEFYNRFQYTVETLLQFFHAKGEGLLLEDMKSGEYKALEEELRLNKCSSFELIEQYYLEKISLQKTLKHTRYGRISVKCYYDAPEQRLTVEILHAADIIALDANGLSDPFVIVELCPHHLFPLAKSQRTQVKLKTLHPVFDELFHFHVSPEQYRHRYACLTFTVMDYDWLSTNDFAGEAVAPLSDFCWPGRPNASAAGKSVQPAILHLSRSKPSEKPIMRMLDARIGDREAQEFVRRLKEIEKSMEEE, from the exons GGTTTCCGAGGAGAGCGGGGAGTTCTTTGAGCGCGTGAACGCCGTCTTGCAGAAACAGGAGAACATGCTACAGGCTGCCCAGGCTGAG AGCCAGAGAGGGGCCTGCACGGTGCCACCGCCCCAGGAACACGTAGACCAGTCTTTCATCCCCGACAGAATCAGCAGGAGTGAG CTGGACCTGCTTTATGAGGAAGCTGTGTACACAGTGGTCAACCGAGTGGGAGTACCTCCACcagaacatgtgaaaagtgatGAAGAGCTGTTTGCTTATCTTCGAAag gtgtttgataTGGGGGAAGAAGAACATGACATTATTCACCAAAAGGTCCTTGAATCCAAG agAGCCACGTTTTCTTTGAGAGTGTCTGTCATGAAAGCAAAGAACCTGATGGCCAAGGATGCAAACG GGTACAGCGACCCCTACTGCATGCTGGGAATCCTGGGGGGCCAGAGCCCACAGGAGTTGGacgagaagaaggagagaaagttcAGCTTCAGGAAGAGAAAGGAGAAGCTGGAGAAACGCTCTAGTACGAAAGAGGTTTTACCCGCCAGGTGTATCCAGGTGACCGAGGTCAAACCCGAGACTCTGAACCCGGTGTGGGAAGAGCACTTTGTGTT TGAAATAGACGATGTTCACAATGACCTCTTACATCTTGACATATG GGATCATGATGATGACGTGTCTGTTGCTGAGGCCTGCAAAAAGCTCAATGAAGTCAGCGGACTTCGAGGAATGGGGAG GTATTTCAAGCAGATTGCCAAGTCAGTGCGTGCTAATGGATCTGCATCATCGGGCTCTGAGGAGAACGCAGACGACTTCCTCGGATGCATCAACATCCCTTTGAAC GAGATACCGGTCGTGGGATATGACACCTCGTTTAAGCTCGAACCTCGATCAAGTACATCCAAAGTTCAGGGAGAGTGTCACCTCATACTGAAGCTCTTCACCTGCCAG AGGGACACAGATTTGTCCAGGAAAGACTCAAATGTCTCCATTCACAAGAAGCTGCTGAGTCAGATCATGGAATATGAGCACATTCATGTAAAG AGGGAGCCCTACAACTGGAACGGGCAGGTTTGTCCTGCAGCATGGACTGTGCTGACTCATCATGCTGTGCAAACTGATCTCTCACCTCTGCAGCAAGCCATTAT TCGTTGGCAGTGCTACAGCAGCCACCACAGGACCCAGAGGGTGTGCTACTCCCTGCTGCTGCGCCTCCTGAGGACCATCGATGCAGAGTGGGACCCTGCCGCTGTGAGAGGAGACCTG GAGAGGCAGCTGTCAGACAGCTTCAGGCTGTACACAGAGCACTGCCTGTGCCTGATGAAGAACATGCGTCAGGTTTTCCCCTGCACCAGCGCCGCCGCCATTACACGCTACGAGCTCATGCTGAG GGGGATTGGTTACATACAAAACATGCGAGCGTTTAAGACTGTATGTCCTCTTCGAAATGAGCTGCATTTGGACATCACTACTGCTGTCAAG AAAGGGAGTGCAGAGTGGTACGAGAGCTTAATTGCACAATTCAACCCGGAGGACGGA ACTCTGGAGGATCAGCTGAAGAAGCTGGTTCAGGTGGTTGATGCTGTTATTGCGGACGTGCAGAGAAGCCAGAACATCTACAACAAACTCTTCTACAG TGCAGTCAAAGTGGATTTTTTCAGCATTTCATACAGGCAGTTGGAGAAACAG GTAGCGGATGATATTAATGTGGCGATGGAGCGGGTCTGTGGGACTCTGGAGCAGGAGAGCTCCAGACTGACTCAAGCGATGGGAGAGACCATCTTTGAGCTCTTCATGTCCTTGAAAATCCTCAAATCCTTCCGGGACTTCCTTCCTCTTAA GGATGCGAAAATGTTAGCCCTAACAGGCTTTCATAACTGGTTCAAGTCCTCGATTCACAAGTGGCTGCAGATCATTCATGATAGATCCTGTGACAGGATTCGTATAGCTGTGGAAACAGACAAG CTGGAGACTGTGCAGCAGGCCAAACACAGCTCCTCAGCAGTGGAAGTGGCAAAATGTTTCAGCCAGGTACGTGAGATCTGGCTCCAGCTGGCTTGGCCCGACTCTGCAGGGGCCTTCATCTTTATCACGCGTTTGACAGAC AATTTCTGCAGTGAGGCCGTGTGCTACTCTGAGATGATAACTCGCAAGATCGAGAGGAACCAGCTGGGCAGAGACCACAAGAGCTTCACAGTGCAG CTCTGCATCGGGCTGAACAACACGGAGCATGTGCGTGTATACCTGGGTCATCTGCCCCGTGACCTGGACTGGCAGGGTGTGGAGCGGGCCATGGAGGAGTCCTGTGGGGTGGACGGGAAGGAGCAGGTTTACAAGGCACTCAATGGGCAGCTGTTTAACATGGACCTGGACCTGCAGAGGGAAGCCAAACGACTCATTGCACTGCTCACTGACAAG ATGCTGCCTGAGCTGCGGAAGTACATCCAGCACATCAGCCTGTCTCCAGACTCCATCAAAAACGAGGAT GCTGTGGCCCCACTTATGAAGTACTTACAGGACACTATGGGCATCCTCACTGAAAACCTTGTGAAGGAGAATCTGACCAG AGTTCTCCAAAGCATGTGGGAGCTTCTGCTGCGGATGATCCTGGATGCAATTGCAGAAAACCGTGGTGTTCAGGTGGAGTTCTACAACCGCTTCCAGTACACAGTAGAG ACCCTGTTGCAGTTTTTCCATGCAAAAGGAGAGGGTCTGTTACTGGAAGATATGAAGAGTGGAGAATACAAG GCCCTGGAGGAGGAGCTCCGGCTGAACAAATGTTCCTCATTTGAGCTGATTGAGCAGTACTATCTGGAGAAGATTTCCCTGCAG aaaacactcaaacacacccGTTATGGTCGGATCAGTGTGAAGTGCTACTATGATGCGCCAGAGCAGAGACTGACGGTGGAGATTCTGCACGCTGCCGACATAATTGCACTGGATGCCAATG GTCTGAGCGACCCATTCGTCATAGTGGAGCTCTGTCCTCACCACCTGTTCCCTTTGGCGAAGAGTCAACGCACCCAAGTCAAACTAAAGACACTTCATCCAGTTTTTGATGAACTCTTTCACTT CCACGTCAGTCCTGAACAGTACAGACACAGGTACGCCTGTTTGACCTTCACTGTGATGGACTATGACTGGCTCTCCACCAACGACTTTGCCGGTGAAGCTGTGGCTCCTCTCAGCGACTTCTGCTGGCCTGGGAGGCCGAACGCCTCAGCAGCTGGCAAGAGCGTCCAGCCTGCCATCCTTCACTTGTCTCGCAGTAAACCCAGTG AGAAGCCAATCATGAGGATGCTGGATGCCCGCATTGGAGACAGGGAGGCTCAGGAGTTTGTCCGCAGGCTGAAGGAGATTGAGAAGTCaatggaggaggagtag